One window of Candidatus Regiella endosymbiont of Tuberolachnus salignus genomic DNA carries:
- the der gene encoding ribosome biogenesis GTPase Der, with amino-acid sequence MIPVVALVGRPNVGKSTLFNHLTRTRSALVSDFPGLTRDRQYGRAEFESHEFIVIDTGGVDGTEQGVETLMASQALLAIEEADIVLFIVDGRAGMLPADQEITQHLRNRQKATFLLVNKTDGIDSDSALADFYSLGLGEVYAIAASHGRGVAQLLERVMAPFIPAKEPVVLTDEQFNAAYWATQEEKNNETVLEENNFNPQDLPIKLAIVGRPNVGKSTLTNRILGEERVIVYDLPGTTRDSIYIPMTRNERQYILIDTAGVRKRGKVTETVEKFSVIKTLKAIEDSNVVLLVIDAQDGISDQDLSLLGFILNSGRSLVIVINKWDGMQAEDRQRVKNDLDLRLNFIDFARIHFISALRGSGVGNLFKSVCEAYDSSTKRVSTSLLTRIMQMAEEEHPPARIQGRRVKLKYAHAGGYNPPIIVIHGNQVSSLTDAYKRYLMNYFRRSLKIIGTPIRIQFKEGENPFAGKRNTLTPTQIRKRRRLISHLKKN; translated from the coding sequence ATGATACCTGTTGTCGCGTTAGTTGGACGCCCAAATGTGGGTAAATCCACTTTATTTAACCATCTAACACGCACCCGTAGTGCTTTAGTTTCCGATTTTCCAGGGTTAACACGTGATCGTCAGTATGGCCGTGCTGAGTTTGAAAGCCATGAATTTATTGTTATCGATACTGGTGGGGTTGATGGCACTGAACAAGGGGTTGAAACACTTATGGCGAGCCAAGCTCTCTTGGCGATTGAAGAAGCGGATATCGTATTATTTATTGTCGATGGTCGTGCTGGAATGTTACCAGCAGATCAAGAGATTACTCAACATTTACGTAATAGACAAAAAGCGACTTTTTTACTTGTCAATAAAACAGATGGTATTGATTCTGATAGCGCTCTCGCTGATTTTTATTCATTGGGTTTAGGTGAGGTTTATGCGATTGCTGCTTCTCATGGCCGTGGTGTTGCACAATTACTCGAGCGAGTTATGGCACCATTTATACCCGCCAAAGAGCCTGTGGTATTAACAGATGAACAGTTTAATGCTGCTTATTGGGCTACACAGGAAGAAAAAAATAATGAAACGGTACTTGAAGAGAATAATTTTAATCCACAAGATTTGCCGATTAAACTGGCTATTGTTGGACGTCCTAACGTAGGTAAATCGACACTCACTAATCGTATTTTGGGCGAAGAGCGCGTGATAGTATATGATTTACCCGGTACGACCCGCGACAGTATTTATATCCCAATGACACGGAATGAACGCCAATATATTTTGATTGATACTGCGGGTGTCCGTAAACGTGGAAAAGTAACGGAAACGGTTGAAAAATTTTCAGTGATCAAAACATTGAAAGCGATTGAAGATTCCAATGTGGTATTGCTCGTTATTGATGCTCAGGATGGTATTTCTGATCAAGATCTGTCATTACTTGGTTTTATCTTAAACAGTGGCCGTTCATTAGTTATTGTCATCAATAAATGGGATGGGATGCAGGCAGAAGATCGTCAGCGAGTAAAAAATGATTTGGATTTACGCTTAAATTTTATCGACTTTGCCCGCATACACTTTATTTCTGCGCTACGTGGTAGCGGTGTAGGTAATCTATTCAAATCAGTGTGCGAAGCTTATGATTCGTCTACTAAACGTGTCAGTACTTCGTTACTAACCCGAATTATGCAAATGGCTGAAGAAGAGCATCCGCCAGCTAGGATCCAGGGTCGTAGAGTCAAACTAAAGTACGCTCATGCGGGGGGGTATAATCCTCCTATTATAGTCATACATGGTAATCAGGTGAGTAGTTTGACAGACGCTTATAAACGCTATTTGATGAATTATTTTCGTCGTTCATTAAAAATAATAGGAACACCTATCCGCATTCAATTTAAAGAGGGTGAAAACCCTTTTGCTGGTAAGCGTAACACCTTAACACCCACTCAAATTCGTAAGCGTAGACGACTAATCTCACATCTAAAGAAGAATTAA
- the bamB gene encoding outer membrane protein assembly factor BamB — protein MQLCKILLPGLLSMVFLSSCSLFNRDEDTAAVSPLPKITNQFTLTKIWSVSVGSGTNNYYSHLRPTWQGSSLFAADRKGLVKAINLDTGKEIWQKNLSEKTTFTMKNQSAMLSGGLTVKGNNLYIGSEKAIVYALHTDDGRVLWETPVAGEALSHPVVSDGLVLIHTSNGMLQALDEENGAIKWMLNLGMPLLSLRGESAPSTAFGAAIIGGDNGRISAVTMKQGQLIWQQPIAKVAGASEIDRLNDVDTPPVVVDNIVYAVAYNSNLTALDLRSGQILWQQEIGSVNDFIVDNSCIYLVDQNDRIMALKAEGGRNLWNQSDLLHRNLTAPVIYSDDYLVVGDSKGYLHWINKSDGRFVAQQQVDSSGFLSAPIIADNKLIIQAKNGTVYAFARIGGQKTEI, from the coding sequence ATGCAATTATGTAAAATACTCTTACCAGGACTGCTATCAATGGTCTTTTTGAGTAGTTGTTCACTGTTTAATCGTGACGAGGATACAGCGGCTGTATCGCCATTGCCGAAAATAACAAATCAATTCACCCTGACAAAAATATGGAGTGTTTCGGTAGGCAGTGGTACCAATAATTATTACTCTCATTTACGCCCTACTTGGCAGGGATCATCCCTGTTTGCTGCTGATCGAAAAGGTTTGGTCAAAGCGATCAACCTAGATACTGGTAAAGAAATATGGCAAAAGAATCTATCTGAAAAAACGACATTTACCATGAAAAACCAATCAGCGATGTTATCTGGTGGGTTAACGGTGAAAGGAAATAATCTCTACATTGGTAGCGAAAAAGCGATAGTTTACGCATTACATACTGATGATGGTAGAGTCTTATGGGAAACCCCTGTGGCAGGAGAGGCGTTATCTCACCCTGTAGTGAGTGATGGTTTGGTACTGATTCACACCAGTAATGGTATGTTACAAGCCCTCGACGAAGAAAATGGTGCAATAAAGTGGATGCTGAATCTGGGCATGCCATTGTTGTCTTTACGTGGGGAATCGGCTCCTAGTACGGCATTCGGTGCCGCGATTATTGGTGGTGATAATGGTCGTATTAGCGCGGTTACAATGAAACAAGGCCAATTAATTTGGCAACAGCCTATTGCTAAAGTAGCTGGAGCGAGTGAAATTGATCGTCTGAACGATGTGGATACTCCCCCAGTGGTAGTTGACAACATAGTTTATGCTGTAGCTTACAACAGCAATTTAACTGCGTTGGATTTACGTTCTGGTCAGATTTTATGGCAACAGGAAATAGGTTCGGTTAATGATTTTATTGTTGATAATAGCTGTATCTACTTGGTTGATCAAAATGATCGCATTATGGCATTGAAAGCAGAAGGGGGACGCAATCTGTGGAATCAGAGCGACTTATTACACCGCAATCTAACAGCTCCCGTAATCTATAGTGACGATTATCTGGTGGTCGGCGATAGTAAAGGATATTTGCATTGGATAAATAAAAGTGACGGTCGTTTTGTAGCACAGCAGCAAGTGGATAGCTCGGGTTTTCTCAGTGCACCCATCATCGCTGACAATAAATTGATTATCCAAGCTAAAAACGGCACAGTTTATGCGTTTGCACGTATCGGTGGTCAAAAAACTGAAATATAA
- a CDS encoding YfgM family protein, protein METYTTENEQADAVRRFFSENAKILVVSVLLIIAVLIGWHYWQNNQNTAMKNAASSYQQVSEILTDNKKAAVTKSDDNTNDVAEQFVRENDNNYAVFIALELANRFVEQKLFDKAEQQLMLALTKTKDKNLLSLTNLRLARLQLQLKNSDQALKTLNSVEGEAWVAMAEDVRGDIFLNKGDIPAARAAYTKATEVNAAQTLQTLLRLKLDNL, encoded by the coding sequence GTGGAAACCTATACCACTGAAAACGAGCAAGCGGATGCTGTGCGGCGTTTTTTTAGTGAAAATGCCAAGATACTCGTTGTGAGTGTGCTACTCATCATCGCTGTTTTAATTGGTTGGCACTATTGGCAAAATAATCAAAATACAGCAATGAAAAATGCGGCTTCTTCTTATCAGCAAGTAAGTGAAATATTGACTGATAATAAAAAAGCCGCGGTTACAAAGTCTGACGATAATACTAATGATGTTGCTGAACAGTTTGTCCGAGAGAATGATAATAATTACGCTGTTTTTATCGCGTTGGAATTAGCCAATCGTTTTGTTGAGCAGAAGCTTTTTGATAAAGCAGAGCAGCAACTTATGCTAGCTTTGACGAAAACCAAAGATAAAAATCTTTTATCATTAACGAATCTGCGTTTAGCAAGGCTACAGTTACAATTGAAAAACTCAGACCAAGCACTGAAAACGCTTAATAGCGTAGAGGGTGAAGCTTGGGTAGCAATGGCTGAAGATGTGCGCGGTGATATATTTTTAAACAAAGGCGATATACCCGCCGCCCGAGCCGCTTACACTAAAGCTACTGAAGTCAATGCAGCTCAAACATTACAGACATTGTTGCGGTTGAAATTAGATAATTTATAA
- the hisS gene encoding histidine--tRNA ligase, protein MTKAKKIQAIRGMHDSLPTETALWQHVEDVVKRVLSRYGYSEIRLPIVEQSQLFKRAIGEMTDVVEKEMYSFDDRNGENLTLRPEGTAGCIRAGIEHGLLYNQQQRLWYIGPMFRHERPQKGRYRQFHQLGAEVFGLFGADIDAELIMLTARCWRELGIADHVELELNSIGSLQERARYRDALVAFLEIHKNKLDEDCQRRMYVNPLRVLDSKNPNIQQLLHDAPALSEYLDEKSKQHFASLCAFLDQTNIKYKVNPRLVRGLDYYNHTVFEWITKNLGAQGTICAGGRYDELVEQLGGQATPGIGFSMGLERLILLVQAVNPNFTAAKMIDVYLIASGEGTQSAAMQLAEDLRNKIPSLKLMTHHGGGKIARQFSRAEQCGARLALVLGSNELSTRKVTLKNLATGEQETLQQADIAVHLAALLT, encoded by the coding sequence GTGACAAAGGCAAAAAAAATCCAAGCTATTCGTGGTATGCACGACAGCTTACCGACAGAAACAGCATTATGGCAACATGTTGAAGATGTAGTTAAACGGGTACTTAGTCGTTATGGTTACAGTGAAATACGTTTACCGATTGTCGAGCAAAGCCAGTTATTCAAACGCGCCATTGGTGAAATGACCGATGTGGTAGAAAAAGAAATGTACAGCTTTGATGATCGTAATGGCGAAAATCTAACGCTACGCCCAGAAGGCACCGCCGGCTGTATACGCGCGGGAATAGAACATGGTTTGCTATACAATCAGCAACAACGTTTATGGTATATCGGTCCGATGTTTCGTCACGAACGACCCCAAAAAGGGCGTTATCGGCAATTTCATCAATTAGGTGCTGAAGTATTTGGTTTGTTTGGGGCAGATATAGATGCGGAATTAATCATGCTAACAGCGCGTTGCTGGCGTGAATTGGGAATTGCAGATCATGTTGAACTTGAACTGAACTCCATTGGTTCTTTGCAAGAAAGAGCCAGATATCGTGATGCTCTAGTGGCATTTTTAGAAATACATAAAAACAAGCTGGATGAAGACTGTCAACGTCGTATGTACGTTAACCCATTAAGGGTGCTCGATTCTAAAAATCCCAATATTCAACAATTACTTCATGATGCTCCGGCGCTTTCTGAATACCTCGATGAAAAATCAAAACAGCATTTTGCGAGTTTGTGCGCATTTTTAGATCAAACCAATATAAAATACAAAGTTAATCCTCGGTTAGTACGTGGATTAGATTATTATAATCACACCGTGTTTGAATGGATAACAAAAAACTTAGGGGCACAAGGCACCATTTGTGCGGGTGGTCGCTACGATGAACTGGTAGAGCAATTAGGTGGACAAGCCACGCCCGGGATAGGTTTTTCGATGGGGCTGGAACGGCTTATTCTTCTGGTGCAAGCAGTTAATCCCAATTTTACTGCGGCAAAAATGATTGATGTGTATCTTATTGCTTCAGGTGAGGGGACACAAAGTGCTGCTATGCAATTGGCCGAGGATTTGCGCAATAAAATACCCAGCTTGAAATTAATGACTCACCATGGCGGCGGTAAAATAGCCAGACAGTTTTCCCGAGCAGAACAATGTGGGGCACGTTTGGCTTTGGTATTGGGTAGTAATGAGTTATCAACTCGAAAAGTGACGCTAAAAAATCTTGCAACAGGTGAACAAGAAACACTACAGCAAGCTGATATCGCTGTACATCTCGCAGCGCTGTTAACTTAG
- the ispG gene encoding flavodoxin-dependent (E)-4-hydroxy-3-methylbut-2-enyl-diphosphate synthase, which produces MQNPCPITRRKSQRIYVGKVPIGNGAPIAVQSMTNTKTTDVEATVKQILALERVGADIVRVSVPTMDAAEAFKLIKEQINVPLVADIHFDYRIALKVAEYGVDCLRINPGNIGNENRIREVVACARDKNIPIRIGINAGSLEKDIQEKYGEPTAEALVESAIRHVDILDRLKFNQFKVSVKASDVALAVASYRLLAKEIDQPLHLGITEAGGLRSGAVKSAIGLGLLLSEGIGDTIRVSLAADPIEEIKIGFDILKSLRIRSRGINFIACPTCSRQEFDVIKTVNALEQRLEDVITPMDISIIGCVVNGPGEALVSTMGITGASNKSGFYEDGVRLKERLDNNNIIDQLEAKIRAKAAVLDKKNRIEIDQRESL; this is translated from the coding sequence GTGCAGAATCCATGCCCCATTACACGCCGTAAATCGCAACGGATTTATGTTGGTAAGGTTCCTATTGGTAATGGTGCACCGATTGCTGTGCAATCCATGACCAACACCAAAACGACTGACGTAGAAGCTACCGTCAAACAAATTCTTGCTCTGGAACGTGTTGGTGCCGATATTGTACGCGTCTCGGTTCCAACAATGGATGCAGCCGAAGCGTTCAAACTGATCAAAGAGCAGATTAATGTGCCGCTCGTTGCTGATATCCATTTTGACTACCGTATCGCTTTAAAAGTCGCTGAATACGGCGTTGATTGTTTGCGTATTAATCCGGGCAATATCGGCAACGAAAATCGTATCCGCGAGGTAGTGGCTTGTGCTCGCGATAAAAATATTCCCATTCGTATTGGTATTAATGCTGGCTCATTAGAAAAAGATATTCAGGAAAAGTATGGAGAGCCAACAGCAGAAGCACTGGTAGAATCCGCCATTCGTCACGTGGATATTCTTGACCGCCTTAAATTCAATCAATTTAAAGTCAGCGTAAAAGCCTCTGACGTTGCTTTAGCCGTTGCTTCTTATCGTCTATTGGCAAAAGAGATCGACCAGCCATTGCATTTAGGCATTACTGAAGCCGGTGGGCTGCGTAGTGGCGCGGTGAAGTCTGCCATAGGTTTAGGCTTGTTACTCTCTGAAGGTATCGGTGACACAATACGTGTCTCGCTGGCTGCCGATCCAATAGAAGAAATCAAAATCGGCTTTGATATTCTCAAATCGTTACGCATTCGTTCGCGAGGGATCAACTTTATTGCCTGTCCAACTTGTTCAAGGCAAGAATTTGACGTTATCAAGACGGTGAATGCTCTCGAACAACGGTTAGAAGATGTGATCACACCCATGGATATTTCCATTATCGGTTGTGTGGTGAACGGCCCAGGTGAAGCCTTGGTTTCAACGATGGGTATTACCGGTGCCAGTAATAAAAGTGGCTTTTATGAAGATGGTGTACGTCTTAAAGAACGTCTTGATAATAATAATATCATTGACCAACTTGAAGCTAAAATTCGCGCAAAGGCCGCTGTATTAGATAAAAAAAACCGTATTGAAATTGATCAACGCGAAAGCCTGTAA
- the rodZ gene encoding cytoskeleton protein RodZ translates to MNTETGQDKIVTETTGTRLRQAREALGLTEQAVAKRLCLKMCTIRDIEEDKMQESLASTFQRGYIRSYAKLVHIPEDELLPRPKQDTAIEIMRSPSMQNFSLGKKRQKRDGWLMGFTWLIILVVLGLTGAWWWQNYQIHQEEIAKMANQSPMSLLQGEESALPQHESGNLTDKQKNAKRWSADNANEEVFTSPQSTLSSAVILTNTDNSTASSQDMIPSTPKILDPESTDNALIQASVSNTDTDTALDNALPLTNNLTMNFSANCWLQIIDGSGKKLFSGMQKKNATLNVAGKSPYKLIIGVPSAVTVVYQDKPVDLTRFIKTDRVARFTLGEE, encoded by the coding sequence ATGAATACTGAAACTGGCCAAGATAAAATTGTTACAGAGACGACAGGTACACGCCTGCGTCAAGCACGTGAAGCCTTAGGGCTTACAGAGCAGGCAGTCGCAAAACGTCTGTGTCTAAAAATGTGCACCATACGTGATATTGAAGAAGACAAAATGCAAGAGAGTCTGGCTTCAACATTTCAACGGGGCTACATTCGTTCTTATGCCAAACTGGTTCATATTCCAGAAGACGAGTTGTTGCCGAGACCCAAACAAGACACAGCAATAGAGATCATGAGATCCCCGTCGATGCAAAATTTCTCTCTTGGGAAAAAACGTCAAAAACGTGATGGTTGGTTAATGGGATTTACATGGCTAATTATATTGGTTGTACTTGGTTTGACTGGTGCCTGGTGGTGGCAAAATTATCAAATTCATCAGGAAGAAATCGCGAAAATGGCCAATCAATCTCCCATGTCTTTGCTGCAAGGAGAGGAGTCTGCGCTACCGCAGCACGAGAGTGGTAATCTTACTGATAAACAAAAAAATGCAAAACGTTGGTCTGCTGATAATGCAAACGAAGAAGTGTTCACCTCTCCTCAGTCAACTTTGAGTTCAGCCGTTATTTTAACGAATACGGATAATTCAACCGCTAGCAGCCAGGATATGATACCGAGTACTCCAAAAATTTTGGATCCAGAATCGACAGATAATGCACTAATACAAGCATCCGTATCCAATACCGATACGGATACTGCACTCGATAATGCGTTACCACTGACGAATAACTTAACAATGAATTTTTCTGCTAATTGTTGGTTACAGATTATTGATGGCAGTGGTAAAAAATTGTTTAGTGGTATGCAAAAAAAAAATGCAACGCTCAACGTGGCAGGCAAATCACCTTATAAACTGATTATTGGTGTACCTAGTGCGGTTACAGTGGTGTATCAAGATAAACCCGTAGATTTAACTCGATTTATCAAAACGGATAGAGTAGCCCGCTTCACTCTAGGTGAAGAATAG
- the pilW gene encoding type IV pilus biogenesis/stability protein PilW, giving the protein MKLILLVMYLTASILTGCSVAPEITSQVTAGQARLQLSLEYLARGDLNAARQNIIKVLRAHPQNYRAHLAMALYEQRIGENNAAQLRYQQAMKLAPNNGIILNNYGAFLCSLGQYISAQQQFNTAALLPDYGQVINSIENAGYCFLQADQNDKARVMLSRALKYDPDKSAVLLAEAERQFRHKNYVKAQLLLDVYLDILPKNAKSLWLQIRFAALAGSQDSVQHYGQQLAQNFPQSEQYRHFLAHEY; this is encoded by the coding sequence ATGAAGCTAATATTGTTGGTAATGTATTTGACAGCGAGCATCTTAACCGGCTGCTCAGTAGCGCCCGAGATAACAAGCCAAGTAACGGCAGGGCAAGCGCGTTTGCAGCTCAGTTTAGAATATTTGGCGAGGGGTGATCTCAATGCCGCTCGGCAAAACATTATTAAAGTGTTGCGTGCTCATCCACAGAATTACCGCGCTCATTTAGCCATGGCGCTTTACGAGCAACGCATTGGTGAAAACAACGCTGCACAACTACGTTATCAGCAGGCAATGAAACTGGCTCCAAACAATGGTATTATACTAAATAATTACGGTGCGTTTTTATGTAGTTTAGGGCAATATATATCCGCACAGCAACAATTCAATACCGCGGCATTGTTACCTGATTATGGTCAAGTCATCAATAGTATTGAAAATGCAGGCTACTGTTTTTTACAAGCTGATCAAAATGATAAAGCTCGTGTTATGTTAAGCCGTGCATTGAAATATGACCCTGATAAAAGTGCAGTATTATTGGCGGAAGCTGAAAGGCAATTTAGACATAAAAATTATGTGAAAGCACAATTATTACTTGATGTATACCTAGATATTTTACCAAAAAATGCTAAAAGTCTATGGTTACAAATTCGTTTCGCCGCGTTGGCTGGTAGTCAGGATAGCGTACAACACTATGGACAACAGCTGGCGCAAAATTTCCCACAATCTGAACAATACCGGCATTTTCTCGCCCATGAATACTGA
- a CDS encoding YciC family protein: MPITANILHRDSFNFLKNQLPSILLLALLSALITVILNQIFLLDAEPLNSLEIASRDLTSSSGMGIKEMVQLMTPEQQIILLKISAVATFSALLGNVLLIGGTLALITLVSQGNYLSLWQVIGVALPTLPRLGLLTFICTLLVQCGLALFIVPGVVIALAVSLAPIIITNEKIGIFAAIKASATLAFANIRLIVPAMILWFSVKLLILLIISKIILYFPVVADIILSTLNNVVSTLLLVYLFRLHMLLHNR, from the coding sequence ATGCCTATCACGGCTAACATTTTACACCGTGACAGTTTTAATTTTTTAAAAAATCAGTTACCTAGCATTTTGTTGCTGGCATTATTGAGTGCATTGATTACCGTCATATTGAATCAGATTTTTCTTCTTGATGCTGAACCGTTAAACAGTTTAGAGATAGCGAGCCGTGATTTGACCTCTTCTTCGGGAATGGGGATTAAAGAAATGGTGCAGCTGATGACACCTGAACAACAGATAATTTTGCTTAAAATATCAGCTGTTGCTACTTTTTCGGCATTGTTAGGGAATGTGTTACTTATCGGTGGCACATTAGCCCTGATCACTTTAGTCTCTCAAGGCAACTACCTCAGCTTATGGCAAGTCATTGGTGTGGCTTTGCCAACATTACCCCGATTGGGTTTGTTGACCTTTATTTGTACACTATTGGTTCAATGCGGACTGGCACTTTTTATTGTACCCGGTGTTGTTATTGCTTTAGCGGTATCTTTAGCTCCTATCATTATCACCAATGAAAAAATCGGCATTTTTGCAGCAATTAAAGCCAGTGCAACATTAGCTTTCGCCAATATTCGCTTAATAGTACCGGCGATGATATTGTGGTTTAGTGTAAAATTATTAATATTACTTATAATTAGCAAGATAATTTTATATTTTCCGGTGGTAGCAGATATAATATTAAGCACATTAAATAATGTGGTATCGACGTTGTTGCTGGTTTACCTATTTCGCCTGCATATGCTGCTACATAATCGTTAA
- the bolA gene encoding transcriptional regulator BolA: protein MFLIREKIEEKLRKEFNPTHLEVINESYNHNVPAGSESHFKVVIVSDQFSNQRHLQRHREVYSLLKEEFIGGVHALALHTYTEKEWENLQDTVLVSPPCRDAGPFDLN from the coding sequence ATGTTTTTAATTCGTGAAAAAATTGAAGAAAAACTTAGAAAAGAATTTAACCCCACTCATCTAGAGGTTATTAATGAAAGCTACAATCATAATGTTCCCGCAGGCTCTGAAAGTCATTTCAAAGTTGTGATTGTCAGTGATCAGTTTTCTAACCAGCGCCATTTACAACGCCATCGGGAAGTCTATAGTTTATTGAAAGAGGAGTTTATAGGGGGCGTTCACGCACTTGCCTTACATACTTATACTGAGAAAGAGTGGGAAAATTTGCAAGATACCGTCCTCGTTTCACCACCTTGCCGTGACGCAGGACCCTTCGATTTGAATTAA